Part of the Mytilus trossulus isolate FHL-02 chromosome 2, PNRI_Mtr1.1.1.hap1, whole genome shotgun sequence genome is shown below.
GGGTttaaaatggtgaagttgaagtcgTTTTTTCGAAAGTGTACGGGACGCCATCAAAAAAGAGGGGCAAACGTTACCAGGGGGATATTCAATCTCATAggtcaataaataaaatgacaacgtcatggctaaaaagaaaaaaagtcaaacaatagtacagaaaacacaacatagaaaactaaagacttagcaacacgaaccccaccaaaaaactgggggtgatctcaggttctcTGGAAGGGTATGTAGATCCTGCTTCACGTGTGGCACCCATCTTGTTACttttgttattacaaatccggtaaaacgTTCGTGAAAATGGAATGATATAATAGATACAACGTAacgaacatatccgatatcaactgtgaaacagttattccataacgaccaatcaactcgtgatggcgtccgtaaaatttacgaagggatttcgccatttgaaactcttggtttaatagcttccttgttagCAGCAATTCTCTATCAAGGAATGATAGGAAAcacaagcccgggaatatcgtatcaattgggaaatatatactccgtatgcaggcgcagctggaatgttgctacatagaaatagaaagttcaaaattggagagatgaaatcatctcttttgtcgtaatgttttattttcaaccgaccctcattgtccaTTTCTTGATGTAAGCCAAGAAATGAGACAGAATTAATTGTATCTGAATTGTCCtgtatctctagttcgatgggatagattcgTTCAGTGTAGTCACCAAAGTTTGAataacatcatctatatagcgaaacgtaaagttaaaggatattgctaaattttaatcatttctcCTGAGAAGTTCCTGTGTGTAATCAGGctcataataaaaaagaaaaaagtcgaCAAGAAGAGAGGCACATTTGGTTTCCATTGGAATTTCGGCAGTCTGTTGAAAACACGccctccaaacgtaacaaacaTATTGTCAATCAAGAGTAGATTGACCTGTATGGAGTGTCTGTTTTACAGATAACAACGGACGTGTTCCAATTGTCGTAACCATATCCCCGCCTTCTTTTCTTCAGTTGTTACAGAGCAAACCAgacttttaactttatttatgctCGAGTTCACCCCTAGTTCTGGTGATGTCAGTGTTGCTTAATCTTTagtttctttgaaatgtttgtcttttgattttttgccAGCAAAGTGTTGTTTTAGGATTTATTACGATTAAAGTTATTAgacaattaatttataaatgtaaacatcTGAGAAACAGTcatgcattttgatttttttttctggacaatgACAAGTAAAGATCTAAATTGACAATAATGCATTATGGTGCATTGACCTTACATATCAAcggcttagaaacggggaaatgcgaGGTTGTGCCGAGCTATTTCCCCTTTTAGggccgaatccttatatcgttgatatgtccaGTCAATGctctattattgtttttatactgcaatctaaaaacattttcaattgttgttaAATGCGTTaaggttatttatttattttaaatattgggGAAAATCCCCTTTAAAAAGGCATCTCGCGGAGAAATAAACATCACAATGAAATGAACGTTTACCTGTTGAAACCCACACTCGATGGTGAACGAAATTGTTTGAGTATGGACTAAAATATCAACCAtaagcataaaacataatgatttatatattgcaaacaaaaaaaataaacaaatgaaatatgttttccaataattgcaaaagaAGCAAGGTTGAATCGTTGTATGCATTgaaacaagaacaggttgaagaggtcatatgaataattaatattatttcgGCAACTTCTATTTAGATATTCATGAGAAAAAGTGATTtcgggtcagtgactgtatagtcctgtatatgacataaaaatataCTGTCAACGCATTTTAACTGCTTAAacagaacgagtgcagtataaatattgatatatcaTTATTCAGTTTGTATCTAGATAAAGTCtttcttttctatgttgtaatctgtttactattattttatgtttgtatttttcttttttagccatgccgtaaaatattaatttaattttacttattagtttgaatgtccctttgatatTTTTCGCCTCTATTTTACTTTATCAAAGTTAAGGAAAGGCACTTTtgatacttatttttttttacatgaattgaGAGTTTTTGTTATGTCAAATTAATACTAATTTATTAATGTTCAAGTTCAAACGAGTCACTaacaaactatatatatatatatatatatttacaaattcgtgatataaaatgttttatttctgtgTATTCCTTCTCATATTCTCTCTCGCTATAACCATGGCAGtgccttttaattttgaatcgTATTCTAAATTTCCAAATATCTTTTTATGTTCAGTTATGTCATCTTTTCCAGTAACAAATTTCGGCGTTATGATATTCATTCCGCTAGCTCTGTTAGCCACGACCTCGTGTTTGTCATCAAAATCCAGCTGTGCTTGACATATCTGCGCGTGATTATGGACGCCTGCGTTCTGtaaaagtttttctatttcgtcaaactTTTGCATCATTGGATGATAGACAGACTCGTAATCATCGTGATACTGGTCTTCACGTTCTTTTTGACGTAGACATTCGTCTTTCATATGGTCTCGGAGTCTTTCGATATTAGTGACAAGATTAGTCGCACGTGCGTCTATAGCAGATATTAAAGAATTGTAGTCCCTGTGCATAGTACCCCTTCTTTGAAAAATAGAAATCATAGATTTTAGATCgtcttcatttattttcatatttttctcaatttccCGAACAGCATTCTTTAATGATTTAAATTCATGCTGTTTGTGCTTTCCTTCCACGCACGTGTCACAGATGAGCCGATGGCAGTCTTTACATGCAAACGACACCCTCTCATCCGGGTGGTCTatacataagatttgttttctTGGACCTACGACTGGAATGTTGAGCAAAGTAGAAGCCATACCACACCTGTAAAAAATGGACAATTTGTACCATTTAGGACTATTAAAAGATTGATATGATGCCTGATAAGTGTTTGCTTAACGTGTTAGGTTCGTGCATTCCAGAACGAATACATTATAAAGAGGTACATCTTGggtttttttatgccccacctacgatagtagagggacattatgttttctggtcgtCTGTCTGTGCgttcgttcaggttaaagtttttggtcaaggtagtttttgatgaagctgaagtccaatcaacttgaaacttattacacttgttgcttatgatatgatctttctaattgtatgccaaattagacttttgacctcaatttaacggtccattgaacatagaaaatgaaagtcgtagtttcaggttaaagtttttggtcaaggtagtttttgatgaagctgaagttccatcaacttgaaacttattacacttgttgcttatgatatgatctttctaatttttaagccaaattagacttttgaccccaatttcacggtcaattgaacatagaaaatgaaagtcgttgtttcaggttaaagtttttggtcaaggtagtttttgatgaagctgaagttcaatcaacttgaaacttaatacacatgttgcttatgatatgatctttctaattttaaagccaaattagacttttgaccccaatttcacagtccactgaacatagaaaatgaaagtgggaatttcaggttaaagtttttggtcaaggtagtttttgataacgCTAAAGTCCAAACAATTTGagacttagtacatatgttccctatagtataatctttcctattttaatgccaaattagattattacccaatttcacggtccatggaacatggaaaaggatagtgcgagtggggcatccgtgtactttggacaatttcttgtttaatttgatttattgaaattttgctAACCTGTCAATGCTCTTCGAATTCAGACGATgccaaaaaactttaaaacgCTTGTTTTATCActtgtcttgaaaaaaataagttccAGATAGTAAAGTATTTATCAGAAACATCATTCTTTTAAACGAACACAATATCTGAGCATATCATTCGGAGAAATTTGTGTTGAATACAGAACTTCAAAAGtcttttttatcttattttgatttttataaactaGACTGAAATATTTAGACGAGTTAGCCAGCTTCATCCACCAAAAGTACTGGCAACCATATTAATATGATAGTCAATGATCAATGTCGCCGTTAGGGAATTACCATTTCATCCTTAAAAGTGGGGCTGCTTGAGGAAATATAATTTCACTCTACATTGAGTTGGAAATATTATCGCATCACAAatcacaaatgaaaataaagactCGATCTGGACCAAAAaggttcaaaatgtaaaaaaaaattggcttgTTTTGTTCGCATAATTTAGTTACAGAATTATTTTATGCGATTATATTTTcttgttgaaatatttattcttaCTTCCTTGTTTGTCGGTTTTCATGATAAGTTGAATTGTATGAAGGATATGATTTCTTTACATTTAACAGACCAACCATCTCATCCATTCCTCTTTCTGACATCACACAATTTTTGTCTAAATATAACTCATCACCGAATTATTTCCTAGCGACAACAACACAACGGGTGTTACAAATGAACAGGAACCGCTTACCCTCCCGGGGCACATGGAAACATCGAGGTTTTATGGAGGTTGTGTTGCcaaaattcaatataaaaaagagaatatCGGGATATGATTGTCAATCTTTCTATGTTTTAGGCTGTTTTTGTAAGCGTCTATTCATTGACCATGGTTTCATctgttatttatgtgttatttcTTAGTTGGCCCTTCGAATTCGTGTTTCTTCATTTCtcatttcttatattttcaacttttatctGGGTGGTAAGAAATTTACGCTTATATAACGGTAACATAAATTATGCAAAGTGCCATTagattatgaaaaaatattttagattaggcatttttgtaaaaatggtAAAAGGATGCCATAAGAACAAACCATGATGGCATAATTACTGAGCTGGTGATTTTTTTTCCGGATAACCCACCACTTGTTAAACTGTAAATCGGTCAAACATTGTCACATTCTTTTTTTCGCAGTACAAAGTAATATTAGTAATAGAAACATatgtataaattgataaaaaaaaaaatattatcagaaAGACACGGCtaaattttaaacgaaaaaaacccaaaacgaaacaaaaatatagaacaaaacaaattaattctAATAAATAATGTACTTACATGAACAGTATTAGTAAAGTGTATATATCAATATTGCACGATTGGACAAAATGTGAAATGATTTTGTTAAACAAATGATTTCATCCGAATCGTTGGAGATCTATAGAGTTATATTGACATTCAGATATCAACAATAGAATATTTAGAAGagatttatatctttttcagCTATTGATCCTTATTTAAAATCTGAATATAAAAGAATCATTATAAAATGGAAAGGCTTGTCACTACTATACATTCAGTGTACATATATCAGGTATAGCTGTCTGTATACAACTTCTTGGTGTACTAGCTGTATAAAACTTCTTTATCATGGTAATGcattttgaatataatatattgaaagaaactaaaaaagccaaataagttGATATCAATTTGTCACATAATGAGAACATACAATCGAATGTTAAGGAATTTATTTGATTAgttttgacccccccccccccccaaaaaaaagagaagaaattAACTGGAAAAAAAGAATCATGATATGAAGTTCCGACATACGATACAGTGATAAACAATGATGACATAataatggagagttgtctcattgacactcataccacatcttcttatatctatataatgttttctttttttaattgatctttaaacaaaatttaatcaagAAATGTATCCCCATATTGTGTATagacatcaaatataaaattgttgtcaatatacttctttcaggtcaatataaccttgtatcgacctcatacaaaggctataattgtataatattttcaatttttagaataGTAGTAGCCGGCTAACATCAGATACCAGTAGTATGGTATGTTTCTCATGCAGCAATATTATCTAGAATATAATGCAATGTgttaataattacaaaaaatgctCGATAACaaccaataacaaatatagcgTGAGGATGTGAATGTCGTTGGGTTGTTGTCACATTGACTTATACCTCACATCAGGGACTTTCAAGGCTATACTAATT
Proteins encoded:
- the LOC134705523 gene encoding RING finger domain and kelch repeat-containing protein DDB_G0271372-like, coding for MCGMASTLLNIPVVGPRKQILCIDHPDERVSFACKDCHRLICDTCVEGKHKQHEFKSLKNAVREIEKNMKINEDDLKSMISIFQRRGTMHRDYNSLISAIDARATNLVTNIERLRDHMKDECLRQKEREDQYHDDYESVYHPMMQKFDEIEKLLQNAGVHNHAQICQAQLDFDDKHEVVANRASGMNIITPKFVTGKDDITEHKKIFGNLEYDSKLKGTAMVIARENMRRNTQK